In a genomic window of Scyliorhinus torazame isolate Kashiwa2021f chromosome 5, sScyTor2.1, whole genome shotgun sequence:
- the LOC140418731 gene encoding uncharacterized protein: protein MEKPWKCGDCGKGYRSPYELKIHQRSHTGERPFTCPQCGKGFIDSSALQKHQRIHTGERPFICSQCGKGFLSSSALRKHQRIHTGEKPFTCSPCGKGFHDLSNLRKHQRVHTGERPFTCSHCGQGFTQSSSLQTHQRVHTGEKPFTCSQCGHRFRASSALLKHQRIHTGERPFICSQCGKGFIDSPALQKHQRIHTGERPFTCSQCGKGFIDSSVLRKHQRLHTGERPFTCSQCGKGFSDSSVLRKHQRIHTREKPFTSS, encoded by the coding sequence atggagaaaccgtggaaatgtggggactgtgggaagggatacagatccccATATGAGCTGaagattcatcaacgcagtcacactggggagaggccattcacctgccctcagtgtgggaaaggattcattgattcatctgccctgcagaaacatcagcgaattcacactggggagaggccattcatctgctctcagtgtgggaagggattcctttcttcatccgccctgcggaaacaccagcgaattcacactggggagaagccattcacctgctctccgtgtgggaagggattccatgatttatccaacctgcggaagcatcagcgagttcacactggtgagcgtcctttcacctgctctcactgtgggcagggattcactcagtcatccagtctgcagacacaccagcgagttcacacaggggagaagccattcacctgctctcagtgtgggcacagATTTAGAGCTTCATCCGCTCTgctgaaacatcagcgaattcacactggggagaggccattcatctgctctcagtgcggaaagggattcattgattcacccgccttgcagaaacatcagcgaattcacactggggaaaggccattcacctgctctcagtgtgggaagggattcattgattcatccgtcctgcggaaacatcagcgacttcacactggggagaggccgttcacctgctctcagtgtgggaagggattcagtgattcatccgtcctgcggaaacatcagcgaattcacactagggagaagccattcacctcctcttag